The following is a genomic window from Aquificota bacterium.
CTGCCGTAGAGGTGCTTATAAACACAGCCTCCATAAAAGAGGCCATTGTAGACCCATCAAAGTTTGATGAGATACCCAACCTACTTGAAAAGGGAAGACCTGTTTATGGAACTCAGCTTTTTGACCAACACTTGGAAGACCTTTATAGAAAGGGCCTAATAGACTACAACACAGCCCTTAGGTATGCCAGTAGGCCAACGGACTTGGAATTAAAGCTAAAAGGTGTAGCCTCTGGAGGAAGAGGGTTCTTCTGATGAAGATAGCAATAGATGGTCCTGCTGGAAGTGGTAAAAGCACGATAGCAAAAGAAGTTTCAAAGAGATTAAACCTTCCCTATCTTAATACCGGGCTAATATACAGGGCCTTTGCATATGTGTGCATGGTGGAAGGGCTAAAGGAGGGTGAGGTTTTTAAGGTCTTTGAGATGCTAGTTGAAGTTAGGTTGGATGTGGCAAGAACTGTGGTAGTGTATAAGGGAGAAGATATAAGCCACAAGCTTGGCTCGGAAGATGTTGGTAAATGGGCATCCCAAATAGCAAGTTTGCCGGGCTTTAGAGAAAAGATAAACCAATTCTTTAGGTCTCTTGTGGGAAATGGACAAGTTGTGGCGGAAGGGAGAGATGCGGGAAGCCACATATTCCCTGAGGCAGACCTGAAGGTTTTCCTTACGGCCTCACCGGAAGAGAGGGCAAGAAGAAGGTATATACAACTAAAAGAGGAAGGGATAGAGGTTAGCTTTGAGGAGGTGCTAAAGGCCATAATAGAGAGGGATGAGAGGGACAAAAACAGGCCCCTTTACCCATTTAGGCCCGCCGAGGATGCCATAATAATAGATACAACAGGGCTAAGCCCGGAGGAGGTTGTGGAAAAGATTTTAAGCTTGGTGGAGGAGAAGGTATAATTTTCTTATGAAAGACTTTTGGTATTGGGCTCAAAAGTATGATAAAAAGCTTATAACCACGGCCTTAGAATCTGGTGCAAAGGTCATATGGCTTTCTGACCCTTCAAAGGTTCAAGAGGTCAAATCCCTCGGCAGGGTAATGGTGGCTTCCAAAGATGGTGGAGACCTCATTGAGGGAAGGGATTTTGCCTATGTGCTGATAGAGGGCAAAGAGGATGAAGAGAGGGCGGCCAAGTTCCCACCACAGGTAAAGGTTATTGTAGAAACTACAGACTGGACCATCATACCCCTTGAAAACCTAATAGCCCAAAGGGAAGAACTTTACGCAGTGGTAAAGAACGAAGAGGAGGCAAGGCTTGCCATAAAGGTGCTTGAAAAGGGTGTAAAGGGCATAGTGCTAAAGACGGAGGATATGAACACCATAAAGAGGGTTGGCAAGGTGCTGGAGGAAGAAGAGGAAAGGCTTCCCCTTGTGGTGGTAAAGATAACAAAGATTTTGCCTTTGGGCCTTGGAGACAGAGTTTGTGTAGATACTACTTCTCTGCTTAACCGTGGAGAGGGTATGCTTGTAGGGAATTCATCCGGTGGTATGTTCCTTGTGCATGCCGAAACGGAAGAAAATCCTTATGTGGCCTCAAGGCCCTTCAGAGTTAATGCGGGCGCTGTGCATATGTACATAAGGGTGCCGGGAAACAGGACCAAATACTTGTGTGAACTATCTGCTGGAGACCCTGTAATGGTCTACGACTATAAGGGAAGGGGAAGGCTTGTGTATGTGGGAAGGGCAAAGGTGGAAAGAAGGCCCATGCTTTTGGTGGAAGGAAAGTATGAAAATAAAAAGGTAAGTGCCATACTACAGAACGCAGAGACCATAAGGCTAACAAGGCCCGATGGAACCCCCATATCGGTGGCCGAATTAAAGGAAGGTGATGAGGTCTTGGGCTATATAGAGGAGACTGGAAGACACTTTGGCATGAAAGTAGAAGAGACCATAACAGAAAAGTGAGGCTTGAAGAACTTTTAAAAGGATGTAAGGGCATTAGCGCCAATTCAAAGGAAGTATATCCAGGCTACCTTTTTGTAGCCATAAGAGGAACTCAGTCAGATGGTCATAGTTTTGTAAAAGAGGCCCTTGAAAGGGGCGCCATTGGAGTGCTTGTAGAAAAAGATGTGGGCGTAGAGGACCCACGCATAATAAGGGTGGAAAATACAAAAAAGGCCCTTGGGGAGCTTTCCAGCCTTTTCTACGGTGAGCCATCAAAGGCTCTCAAAGTCATAGGTATAACG
Proteins encoded in this region:
- the cmk gene encoding (d)CMP kinase, with the translated sequence MKIAIDGPAGSGKSTIAKEVSKRLNLPYLNTGLIYRAFAYVCMVEGLKEGEVFKVFEMLVEVRLDVARTVVVYKGEDISHKLGSEDVGKWASQIASLPGFREKINQFFRSLVGNGQVVAEGRDAGSHIFPEADLKVFLTASPEERARRRYIQLKEEGIEVSFEEVLKAIIERDERDKNRPLYPFRPAEDAIIIDTTGLSPEEVVEKILSLVEEKV
- a CDS encoding 3-dehydroquinate synthase II — protein: MKDFWYWAQKYDKKLITTALESGAKVIWLSDPSKVQEVKSLGRVMVASKDGGDLIEGRDFAYVLIEGKEDEERAAKFPPQVKVIVETTDWTIIPLENLIAQREELYAVVKNEEEARLAIKVLEKGVKGIVLKTEDMNTIKRVGKVLEEEEERLPLVVVKITKILPLGLGDRVCVDTTSLLNRGEGMLVGNSSGGMFLVHAETEENPYVASRPFRVNAGAVHMYIRVPGNRTKYLCELSAGDPVMVYDYKGRGRLVYVGRAKVERRPMLLVEGKYENKKVSAILQNAETIRLTRPDGTPISVAELKEGDEVLGYIEETGRHFGMKVEETITEK